From Drosophila virilis strain 15010-1051.87 chromosome X, Dvir_AGI_RSII-ME, whole genome shotgun sequence, the proteins below share one genomic window:
- the LOC6634701 gene encoding basic-leucine zipper transcription factor A: MSGSMDYKWRKRMCHKWQEEMRQQQQQQQQQQQRQDEEQEQLLEQMPPPPPPPTPALPLPLPLPLPLQLANALGNRSFSNFVEDPSNLHKLFLTRRTLQLLSQRPDFQRLVKACFVRVRFAGGHRVAQIQGFGKWRPSTEPTLILRIDNNPRVFALEQLANSYYERAELLEWEYMWQAYNFELPTKRIVDQKYKALTDAKLQSQSPTQSQLRLPLAVGVHKPAKLKGCQLGDYQPLYVPVKRQKELPHVAAAGAGAPGTPPAQTSAAARGKYLVEPMECYRRYLPKTPPSAGGGGHQLKPALELPKQTTVGCAKKKISLDEYRERLIKKQQ; this comes from the exons ATGTCGGGCAGCATGGATTACAAATGGCGCAAACGCATGTGCCACAAGTGGCAGGAGGAGatgcgacagcagcagcagcagcagcagcagcagcagcagcggcaggaCGAGGAGCAGGAACAGCTGCTCGAACAGATGCCACCCCCACCTCCGCCGCCCACACCTGCACTGCCGCTGCCCCttccgctgccgctgcccttGCAGCTGGCGAATGCATTGGGCAATCGCAGCTTCAGCAACTTTGTGGAGGATCCGAGCAATCTGCACAAGCTGTTCCTGACGCGCCGCACTTTGCAGCTCCTATCGCAACGTCCGGACTTTCAGCGTCTCGTCAAGGCGTGCTTTGTGCGCGTCCGTTTCGCTGGCGGCCATCGTGTCGCCCAGATTCAGGGCTTTGGCAAATGGCGACCCAGCACGGAGCCGACGTTGATACTGCGCATCGATAACAATCCGCGCGTCTTTGCACTGGAACAGCTGGCCAATAGCTACTATGAGCGCGCCGAGCTGCTCGAATGGGAGTACATGTGGCAAGCATACAACTTCGAGCTGCCCACCAAGCGCATTGTCGACCAGAAATACAAGGCCCTCACGGATGCCAagctgcagtcgcagtcgccgacgcagtcgcagttgcGGCTGCCCCTGGCTGTCGGGGTGCACAAGCCGGCCAAGCTAAAGGGCTGCCAGCTGGGCGACTATCAGCCGCTTTATGTCCCGGTGAAGCGACAGAAGGAGTTGCCacatgttgcagcagcaggtgcagGTGCACCCGGAACACCGCCCGCTCAGACCTCCGCCGCCGCACGCGGCAAGTATCTGGTGGAGCCCATGGAATGCTATAGACGCTATCTGCCCAAGACACCGCCAT ctgccggcggcggcggacaTCAGCTGAAGCCTGCCCTGGAGCTGCCCAAACAGACGACTGTCGGCTGcgccaaaaagaaaatctcGCTTGATGAATATCGCGAACGTTTGATCAAGAAACAGCAGTAA